A window of the Henckelia pumila isolate YLH828 chromosome 3, ASM3356847v2, whole genome shotgun sequence genome harbors these coding sequences:
- the LOC140892341 gene encoding uncharacterized protein encodes MGSNSKVIMELEGNARSSSASSLVLGKAKDFLDAMSESNKTLLQDAKGNPDNYDIEVLSGKESHIIEMDLMLGITDLHTLEAVAAAEAAMAGYQQVISVDASSSSESDDEGNEDGNDEGADENSNNSSKSNGRDFSWKSSKSRRSRKRSKIVELC; translated from the exons ATGGGTTCCAACAGCAAAGTTATCATGGAATTAGAGGGTAACGCCAGAAGTTCATCGGCTTCCTCTTTAG TTCTAGGCAAAGCGAAGGACTTCCTGGATGCGATGTCTGAATCAAACAAAACCTTGTTGCAAGATGCAAAG GGAAATCCTGATAACTATGATATCGAAGTACTTAGTGGAAAAGAGTCACACATCATTGAAATG GATTTAATGCTAGGCATTACCGATCTTCATACCCTAGAGGCTGTTGCTGCAGCAGAAGCTGCCATGGCTGGTTATCAACAAGTAATTTCCGTGGATGCAAGTAGCAGTTCAGAATCTGATGATGAAGGAAATGAAGATGGGAATGATGAGGGTGCTGATGAAAATAGTAATAATTCTTCAAAATCTAATGGGAGAGATTTTTCGTGGAAATCATCAAAAAGCCGAAGATCAAGAAAACGATCCAAGATTGTGGAGCTGTGCTAA
- the LOC140886072 gene encoding uncharacterized protein: MGLWTLLEGCLLLANALAILNEDRFLARGGWSFQEYSGVKRNSFKGQILGLIYATQYLRAPLILLNLLCIVLKLVSG, encoded by the coding sequence ATGGGGCTGTGGACGCTGCTGGAAGGCTGCCTGCTTCTTGCAAATGCACTGGCCATTTTAAATGAGGATCGATTCCTTGCCCGCGGAGGATGGAGCTTCCAAGAGTATTCAGGGGTTAAGAGAAATTCATTCAAGGGGCAGATTCTTGGTCTCATATATGCAACCCAATACTTACGAGCTCCTCTTATACTTCTCAATCTACTCTGCATTGTTTTAAAACTAGTATCTGGCTGA